The genomic segment ACCGTGAATAGTAAAGAGGCAGTGGATAGTCGTTAGTGAATAGTGATGAACGCGTAAAAAGTCTTACGTCGTTTTGTCATTCCCATCTGTCGTTTCGTCATTCCCGCGAAAGTGGGAATCCGGTGATTTTAATTTGTTCTGGACTCCCGTGCTTGTGCCCTTCAGGGTATTCACGGGAGTGACGGTTTTTTTACTTTTTACGAGTGCATCAAAATGGATATTAAGCAGAAATTCTCCTTAACTCATAAGAATAATTGTGCGATAATGACAATGAAGCGTATACGGCGCTACTGACCTTGCATCTTATTGGCGGACACAACGATGTACACGCGGATACCAGTTTGAGATTTTCGTATTCAAAAGATAGTATTCCTGACCAGGCTGCAAGAGAGCAGAGCAGGCACTGCAGAAGAGCGTGGAACGGTTTAATTTTCCTATCGAAGGCATCAACACCACCGTTTTCATACATGATTTGGATACTTTTTTGCGATAGGAGATAATTTGCGATAGGAGATAAGATGGATAGGAGATAAGATGGATAGGAGAAAATTCGGACATCATATTTTCTGTATAAGCCGTATTTTTTTCATGGAGGGTGTATGTCTTTTCTAAAAACCTTATTAGTCGTTGGCGTATTAACCGCATTAGGTTACTTCGGCAATGTATTAAGCCTGCCGGTTGCCTTCAGCATCAATTTCCTGTTCGGCAGCATTTTCGTGATCATTGCAGTCTCTTTATTCGGCCCCTTGCTTGGGGGACTCTCGGCGTTGATCGAGTCAAGTTATACCTACATACTCTGGAATCATCCCTACGCTATTATCATTTTTGTCTGTGAAGCGCTTTGGATGGGTTTCTTTTTGAAAAGAAAGTACATGAACATCGGTCTTATCGACACAGTCTACTGGATGGTCATCGGTCTTCCCCTGGTTTTCATTTTTTATTTCGTCGTCATGTCAGTTGGCTTTCAAAGAACCGTGATCATTTTTCTGAAACAGTCCGTCAATGGGATTATAAATGCCTTGATTGTCGGCATCCTGCATCTGCTGCAAAGTCTGGCAGCACAACAAGAAAATCAGAGCTATGCCTTTTCCGGGAGACCATCATGAGTGCCTCACCATCTGCCAACGCCACTGGAACCAGCACTACACCCACTTTATTACATACCACGCAGTCAGCTCTCCAGAACTGGCGCACGGCTTGGATCGTGCTGGTGATCGGTCTGATGATTACCACCGCTGCAGCCCTGTACATGAAATCGAGCATTGAAAGGATTGCGGAGCGGAATTTCGCCTTTCAGTGCAACGAGATTCAAAATAAAATTACAGACAGGCTTGATGACCATGCTCGCATCCTGCAGAGCGGTGCGGCGTTATTTAAGGTATCAGAAATAGTCACGCGCGAAAAATGGCGTATTTTTACTCAAACCCAGGAGTTTGAGAAACAACTTCCCGGTATTCAGGGTATTGGTTTCTCGCTTCTGATCCCGCGTGAAGAGCTACCCCGACACGTCCAGAAAATACGCCGTGAAGGTTTCCCGGAGTACAAGCTGAAACCTGATGGTAATCGTGAAGTCTATTCCTCCATCATATATCTGGAGCCGTTTTCCGGTCGCAACCTGCGGGCTTTTGGCTATGACATGTTCTCGGAACCGGTGCGCCGGTCAGCCATGGAACGGGCGAGGGATATGAATGCTGCTGCGCTCTCCGGCAAAGTTGTTTTGGTTCAGGAAACCAGTATCGAGGCTGTCCAGGCCGGCACACTGATGTATTTTCCGGTCTACCGCAAAGGCATGCCCATTGAAACGGTAGAAGAGCGGCGTGCGGCAATCTATGGATGGGTCTACAGTCCCTACCGGATGAATGACCTGATGCAGGGAATACTTGGTGGCCACAAACCGGAGAAAGACAAACAGCTTTATCTTCAGGTCTTCGATGGTGTGCAGCCTTCACCTCAGAGTCTGCTTTATGAAAGTCTTACTACCGGGGATAAGAAACTCCGCGCTGAAGAGCGTTTCACTCGACAGATTCCGGTTGATTTCAATGGTCAGAGCTGGACGCTGCGCTTTACACAAACCGGCGGCGGGTTCTCCACGGCGGCTTACATAAACGTATGGCTCATCATGATCGGCGGTATGCTCATCACGTTACTGCTGTTCGTCCTGATCCGTACCCTGCTGAACACCGGCGCCAAAGCGCAACGTATAGCAGAGAATCTGACAAAGGAACTGCGGGAGAGTGAAGATAAGTTCCGTCTGCTTATCGAGAACAGCCACGACATTATCTATACGATGACTACGGATGGAGTATTCACCTTCGTTTCTTCTTCTTGGACTATACTGCTGGGGCATCCGGTAAATCAGGTGGCTGGACATCCATTC from the Pseudomonadota bacterium genome contains:
- a CDS encoding ECF transporter S component, which produces MSFLKTLLVVGVLTALGYFGNVLSLPVAFSINFLFGSIFVIIAVSLFGPLLGGLSALIESSYTYILWNHPYAIIIFVCEALWMGFFLKRKYMNIGLIDTVYWMVIGLPLVFIFYFVVMSVGFQRTVIIFLKQSVNGIINALIVGILHLLQSLAAQQENQSYAFSGRPS